A genomic stretch from Theobroma cacao cultivar B97-61/B2 chromosome 4, Criollo_cocoa_genome_V2, whole genome shotgun sequence includes:
- the LOC18602321 gene encoding protein FAM133: MGKNQAYKAMQRARLGSTSAGPEEIEDGMVDGSFHSPEWHAARLASLKTSHTVTWEEFKMKQKEDALRKGELEADTDRMMREYRAQLDAERARKLAHGRNHSSKSNHKKDRKDKDAKKRSSRKRKRSRQRCSESSSSSSSSESSSSDDDGRESRRLKSKSKRDKRKKHKSRSKNSSTDNEGAEGPVPLSRFFDSVKS; this comes from the exons ATGGGGAAAAACCAAGCCTACAAGGCTATGCAAAGAGCAAGGCTTGGCTCCACCTCTGCTGGCCCTGAAGAGATCGAGGATGGCATG GTGGATGGTTCTTTTCATTCACCAGAGTGGCATGCTGCTCGTTTGGCCAGCCTTAAAACTTCTCACACGGTTACCTGGGAAGAgtttaaaatgaaacaaaag GAAGATGCATTGAGAAAGGGGGAATTAGAAGCAGATACAGATCGAATGATGAGAGAGTATAGAGCTCAGCTAGATGCTGAAAGGGCACGCAAGCTTGCACATGGTAGAAACCACTCCAGTAAGTCTAACCATAAAAAAG ATCGAAAAGACAAGGATGCAAAGAAACGCAGCAGCAGAAAGAGAAAG CGTTCAAGACAGAGGTGCTCTGAGTCCAGCTCCTCCAGTTCATCCTCAGAATCTTCAAGtagtgatgatgatgggagagAATCAAGAAGATTGAAGTCCAAGTCTAAGAGAGATAAGAGGAAGAAGCACAAATCAAGAAGTAAGAACTCGAGCACTGATAACGAAGGAGCTGAAGGTCCTGTGCCACTTTCAAGATTTTTTGACAGTGTGAAGAGTTGA